The genomic interval AGGTTAGTCACATAATCAGTTATGTCCAGGAACAGGAGATTATAATAGGACCGTTTCACAAGGTTAGTCACATAATCAGTTATGTggacacacatacaattaacatttTCCATTACAGAGTCTGAATATTTTCATGTCATTAAATCATCAGTGGGCCAAAAATGCAAATGTCAACAATGGAACAAATGCATCACATCCAAATATCACTGTATTATCTGTAGTGCTGGAGGAATGACacccagataaacacacacaaagagtTTAAAAAGGACCATTTAAACACATGGAATCTGATCTACTTTATATTCAAACTGACATACTCCATATTAAATTCATGTTTTCTAATAAAAACAAACACATATATGTTTGAGTATACCTTGTACCATTTAATTTCATATGGTAAAAACAAGTAAACACATTATGAGTTAACAATATAAGACAATGGGAGGAACTGTGTATGTTCTCTGATTAATTTTAAGTCAATGAGATGTGAAATATCAATATACAAGTAATTCTTCTCTTATGTGTGGATTCTCTCATGACGTTCAAGTGACTGTGATGAGTAATATGTTTTCCCAGTCTGAGCAATTTCTAAGCCTTCTCCTCTGTGTGTAGTCTCATGCGTTCTTTCAGGCTTCCTAAAAATGGGCAAAAACTTTGCACCCTGGGaggagtggtaaggcttctcccctctGTGTATTTTCTCGTGTTGGTTCAGGTTGCTTTTCTGATTAAAACTATTTCCACACatggagcagtggtaaggcttctcccctgtgtgtattctctcgtgcCGTTTCAGATTCCCTGGCTGACTgaaaccctttccacactgggagcagtggtaaggcttctcccctgtgtgtattctctcatgttgtttcagcTCCCCTGAATGgctgaaacactttccacactgggagcagtggtaaggcttctcccctgtgtgtattctctcatgctgtTTCAGCTCCCCTGACTggttgaaacactttccacactgggagcagtggtaaggcttctcccctgtgtgtattctctcatgctgtTTCAGCTCCCCTGACTggttgaaacactttccacactgggagcagtggtaaggcttcttcCCTGTGTGTATTATCTCATGACCTTTTAGGTGTGATTTCTGATTAAAACAaattccacactgggagcagtggtaaggcttctcccctgtgtgtattctctcatgccgtTTCAGGGACACTGGCTGATTgaaaccctttccacactgggagcagtggtaagacTTCTTCCCTGTGTGTATTATCTCATGACCTTTTAGGTGTGATTTCTGATTAAAACCaattccacactgggagcagtggtaaggcttctcccctgtgtgtattctctcgtgtttTTTCAGCTCCCTTGAACGGCTgaaaccctttccacactgggagcagtggtaaggcttctcccttgTGTGTATTTTCTCATGTTGTTTCAGGTCCCATAACCGGTTACAACCCTTTCTACAGTGGGAGCACTGGTGTCGTCTTGCTGGTTCGGACGTCCCTGGCTCTGGTTCCTCTGAGTATGGTctttctcctgccaaagacaCTGTGTTATTTTTAAATAGAGACCCGAATGAAACCTACACATGATAAAACAACCTTGCTACGAGGGTAAATCCTAAATCAGATCTCTCAATAACCTGAGGCCAGTTTTAACAATTATAGTGTGTTTTTAAAACAAATGTAGAGCTTCCTGGCAATTACTGCTATGTTTACATTACTTATTTTATTCATCCTGTTTTACAAGTCAGAACACAAACTAGACAGTTCTAGGACACTGAAGACACAGACGTCGCTAGATTCCAATCGagcaggtggttctaaatatATAACTTTCATAGCTGTATGATACAGAATGTGACCTACACACTTCCTTAAACATAAAATAACTAAAGAAGTAATTTTGTGAGGAAGTCCAAAACTTGTTTTTACGTCGAAAATACAAAGCACAAGATACAAAgcacttgaactttgtgaagcgtttatttgggctgcaatttctaaggctggtaactctaatgaacttatgcatcagaagtaactctgggtctcccATTCCTGTGATGGTcctaaaagtaatgatggacagttgtttctctttgcttatttgagctgttcttgacataatatggacttagtcttttaccc from Salvelinus alpinus chromosome 2, SLU_Salpinus.1, whole genome shotgun sequence carries:
- the LOC139552113 gene encoding zinc finger protein 135-like, yielding MEDTMELSVSFGSLFKNNTVSLAGERPYSEEPEPGTSEPARRHQCSHCRKGCNRLWDLKQHEKIHTREKPYHCSQCGKGFSRSRELKKHERIHTGEKPYHCSQCGIGFNQKSHLKGHEIIHTGKKSYHCSQCGKGFNQPVSLKRHERIHTGEKPYHCSQCGICFNQKSHLKGHEIIHTGKKPYHCSQCGKCFNQSGELKQHERIHTGEKPYHCSQCGKCFNQSGELKQHERIHTGEKPYHCSQCGKCFSHSGELKQHERIHTGEKPYHCSQCGKGFSQPGNLKRHERIHTGEKPYHCSMCGNSFNQKSNLNQHEKIHRGEKPYHSSQGAKFLPIFRKPERTHETTHRGEGLEIAQTGKTYYSSQSLERHERIHT